In Solanum pennellii chromosome 7, SPENNV200, the following are encoded in one genomic region:
- the LOC107024260 gene encoding uncharacterized protein LOC107024260 — protein MGEKKNMPAVWFTLKRSLHCKSGPSDVHDPKTRKELSTILTKKGGGRSGCSRSIANLKDVIHGSKRHLDKPPSCSPRSIGSTEFINPITHEVILSNSRCELKITSFNGFQESGNGGGGGVSTNDGSTLVGTLRPGTPGPGGHPTMHYFNSGCRNTPTRRSTSFLVDKEGHTSSFASKTRYSLDNDVNGTSSGVTCHKCGEQFGKWEALEEHHLSKHAVSELLEGDSSRKIVEIICRSSWLKSESQVGRIERVLKVHNTQKTLARFEEHREMVKSKASKLPKKHPRCIADGNELLRFYGTTLACGLGMNGSCCLCISDKCCVCRIIRNGFSTKKELKGGIGVFTTSTSGSAYECIEMSEDDPSLRKALIVCRVVAGRVHRPLENIQEMAGQTGFDSLAGKVGVYSNIEELYLLNPKALLPCFVVICKA, from the exons ATGGGGGAGAAGAAGAATATGCCAGCAGTTTGGTTTACTTTAAAGAGATCTTTGCATTGTAAATCAGGGCCATCAGATGTTCATGAcccaaaaacaagaaaagagtTAAGCACAATTTTGACTAAAAAGGGAGGAGGAAGGTCTGGTTGTTCAAGGTCTATAGCAAATCTTAAAGATGTAATCCATGGAAGTAAAAGACATTTGGATAAACCACCTAGTTGTAGTCCAAGATCTATTGGTAGTACTGAGTTTATTAATCCAATAACTCATGAAGTTATTCTGAGTAATTCAAGATGTGAGCTGAAAATCACTAGTTTTAATGGATTTCAAGAAAGTGGTAATGGGGGTGGAGGTGGGGTGAGTACTAATGATGGTTCAACTTTAGTGGGTACTTTAAGGCCTGGTACACCAGGTCCAGGAGGGCACCCTACAATGCATTATTTCAATTCTGGTTGTAGGAATACTCCTACAAGGAGGAGTACATCTTTTCTTGTTGATAAAGAAGGACACACAAGTAGTTTTGCTTCTAAAACTAGGTATTCACTTGATAATGATGTTAATGGAACTTCTTCTGGGGTCACATGTCATAAGTGTGGAGAGCAATTTGGGAAATGGGAAGCTCTTGAAGAGCATCATCTTTCTAAGCATGCTG TGAGTGAACTTTTGGAGGGTGATTCTTCAAGGAAGATTGTAGAAATTATCTGTCGCTCAAGCTGGTTAAAATCCGAGAGCCAAGTTGGACGGATTGAAAGGGTCTTGAAAGTTCATAACACACAGAAAACTCTGGCTCGGTTTGAAGAACATAGGGAGATGGTGAAGAGCAAAGCAAGTAAGCTCCCTAAGAAACATCCTCGATGTATAGCTGATGGAAATGAACTTTTAAGGTTCTATGGAACTACTTTGGCTTGCGGCCTTGGCATGAACGGATCCTGCTGTCTCTGTATATCTGATAAATGCTGCGTCTGTCGAATTATCAGAAACGGTTTCTCCACAAAGAAGGAACTCAAAGGCGGGATTGGCGTCTTCACCACTTCCACAAGTGGAAGTGCTTATGAATGCATCGAGATGAGTGAAGATGATCCATCCTTAAGAAAAGCATTAATCGTCTGCAGAGTAGTTGCAGGTCGAGTGCATAGGCCACTAGAGAACATTCAAGAAATGGCTGGCCAAACTGGGTTCGATTCTTTGGCAGGTAAGGTTGGCGTGTACTCGAACATAGAGGAGCTTTACTTGCTTAATCCCAAGGCTCTTCTTCCTTGTTTTGTGGTAATCTGCAAAGCCTAA